In Campylobacteraceae bacterium, a genomic segment contains:
- a CDS encoding DMT family transporter codes for MEEQTKKGVKYMILASFLFAIMGAFAKELSNSMSSIEIVFFRNVFGVFIIGYSIYKRPLKQVGGKPFLLMFRGLIGFIALLFFFYTISKISLAEAMTFSKTSTIFTAIFAYFFVKEKLGKKGWLGIFIGFIGILFITKFDGSSLEKTDYLGILAGVGAGLAYTSIRELKNYYEGRTIVLSFMLIGTIAPIILMLIGTFYHNSSLDFLISSFILPSSNDIIFIILLGLVSSYAQIYMTKAYSVAKAGIIGTISYSNIAFSIVLGLVLGDSFPDIWIILGIFLIVISGLLVSKK; via the coding sequence ATGGAAGAACAAACGAAAAAGGGTGTTAAGTATATGATACTTGCATCTTTCTTATTTGCAATTATGGGTGCATTTGCTAAAGAATTAAGCAACTCCATGTCCTCAATTGAAATTGTATTTTTTAGAAATGTATTTGGGGTTTTTATTATTGGATACTCAATTTATAAACGGCCCTTAAAACAAGTAGGAGGCAAACCCTTTTTACTTATGTTTAGAGGCTTAATTGGGTTTATTGCTTTATTGTTTTTCTTTTATACTATTTCTAAGATTTCTTTAGCTGAAGCCATGACTTTTTCAAAAACGTCTACTATATTTACAGCAATTTTCGCATATTTTTTTGTAAAAGAAAAATTAGGTAAAAAAGGTTGGTTGGGAATATTTATTGGCTTTATTGGAATTCTTTTCATAACAAAATTTGATGGCTCTTCTTTAGAGAAAACAGATTATCTTGGAATTCTAGCAGGAGTAGGGGCTGGACTTGCATATACTTCAATTAGAGAGCTTAAAAATTATTACGAAGGTCGTACAATAGTTTTGTCTTTTATGCTTATTGGAACTATTGCTCCTATTATTTTAATGTTAATTGGTACTTTTTATCATAATTCTAGCTTAGATTTTTTAATTTCTAGTTTTATTTTACCTTCGTCTAATGATATTATCTTTATTATTCTACTAGGATTAGTATCCAGTTATGCGCAAATTTATATGACAAAAGCATATAGTGTCGCAAAAGCTGGAATAATTGGTACAATATCATATTCTAATATAGCCTTCTCAATTGTATTGGGTTTAGTGCTGGGAGACTCTTTTCCTGATATATGGATTATACTTGGAATATTTTTAATTGTAATTAGTGGATTACTAGTTTCTAAAAAATAA
- a CDS encoding mechanosensitive ion channel family protein: MIVFSEEIDRIIIAAFILLFFLILRKILRKAMFYILDKLVHKTTTTIDDEIILVLRAPLELFIIALGFKFSLEYLNLPSKIDVFSGHILSSVFTFIIFLALFKMAVPLSNIFIASSKKLKVKSLGKDLVNLITKSIQVIIVAIGFVSILQGWGYNITGFLASLGLIGMAIALAAKDTVANLFGSLVIFSDKPFKIGDWIKTPVVEGTVEAVGIRSTKVRTFAQALVSVPNAVLANSEILNWSRMGKRRIKLILGLTYSTKAIDLQNIVKETKEMLKKHQDIHQDTIYIYFTNFDASSLGVFCYFFTKTTSWGEFMRVKEDVNFKIMQIVENNNASFAFPSQSIYLENTKEELL; this comes from the coding sequence GTGATTGTATTCTCAGAAGAAATTGACAGAATAATCATAGCTGCATTTATACTCTTATTTTTTTTAATACTGCGGAAAATTCTTAGAAAAGCAATGTTTTATATCCTAGATAAACTTGTTCATAAAACAACAACTACCATTGATGATGAAATAATACTTGTATTAAGGGCTCCTTTAGAACTCTTTATAATTGCACTTGGTTTTAAATTCTCTCTTGAATACCTAAACCTACCTTCAAAAATTGATGTTTTTTCAGGTCACATTCTTAGCTCTGTTTTTACCTTTATTATCTTTTTGGCTTTATTTAAAATGGCTGTGCCGCTGAGCAATATTTTTATTGCTTCTTCTAAAAAATTAAAGGTAAAAAGTTTAGGAAAAGATTTAGTAAACTTAATTACTAAATCCATACAAGTAATAATAGTAGCTATTGGTTTTGTAAGTATTCTGCAGGGTTGGGGATACAATATTACTGGTTTTTTGGCTTCTTTAGGACTAATTGGTATGGCTATTGCACTTGCTGCTAAAGATACTGTTGCTAACCTTTTTGGTTCCCTTGTAATTTTTTCTGATAAACCTTTTAAAATTGGAGATTGGATTAAAACTCCTGTGGTAGAAGGTACAGTTGAAGCAGTAGGAATAAGATCAACCAAAGTTAGAACTTTTGCACAAGCACTCGTATCAGTACCTAATGCTGTATTAGCTAACAGTGAAATATTAAACTGGTCAAGAATGGGAAAAAGAAGAATCAAGTTAATCCTAGGTCTTACTTATAGTACAAAAGCAATAGACTTACAAAATATAGTTAAAGAAACAAAAGAGATGCTAAAAAAACATCAAGATATTCATCAAGATACAATTTATATTTATTTTACTAATTTTGATGCCAGTTCACTTGGTGTATTTTGCTACTTTTTTACAAAAACAACCTCATGGGGTGAATTTATGAGAGTCAAAGAAGATGTGAATTTTAAGATTATGCAAATTGTAGAAAACAATAATGCAAGTTTTGCTTTTCCATCACAATCTATTTATTTAGAAAATACAAAAGAAGAATTACTTTAA
- the murA gene encoding UDP-N-acetylglucosamine 1-carboxyvinyltransferase yields the protein MKYLKIIGQKKLSGEIRISGAKNAALPLLASTILAKNTINIGNMPDVVDTNTFLKLLNNLGSTGKREKNTIRVNTFNINETKATYDIVKTMRASILVLGPLLTRFGYCEVSLPGGCAIGQRPVDLHLKALEAMGASIEIKNGYIEARCEDGLKGADIVFDKVTVGGTENTIMAAALAKGTTRIINAAKEPEIVQLCEVLKDAGLDIKGIGSSEITIVGNNQELLEFKDFDIIPDRIEAGTYLCAGAIANEKLKITHIMPKHLSAVISKLEEMNFELIKEETSLTILPTTSIKPVNIITSEYPGFPTDMQAQFMALATQADGTSIIDERLFENRYMHVSELVRMGADIHLNGNIASIHGKKGTLSATDVMATDLRASSALVLAALVAKGETNIHRIYHLDRGYEDLEGKLKGIGANVSRHNE from the coding sequence ATGAAATATTTAAAAATTATTGGTCAGAAAAAACTAAGTGGTGAAATAAGAATATCAGGAGCAAAAAATGCTGCTTTACCGCTTTTAGCGTCAACAATACTAGCAAAGAATACTATTAATATTGGTAATATGCCTGATGTTGTAGATACAAACACCTTTTTAAAACTACTAAATAATTTAGGAAGTACGGGAAAAAGAGAAAAGAATACGATACGTGTTAATACCTTTAACATTAATGAAACCAAAGCTACTTATGACATAGTTAAAACCATGAGAGCTTCTATTTTAGTACTAGGACCCTTGTTAACACGTTTTGGGTACTGTGAAGTATCACTTCCAGGAGGTTGTGCAATAGGTCAAAGACCCGTTGATTTACATCTAAAAGCATTAGAAGCAATGGGTGCTAGTATTGAAATTAAAAATGGATATATAGAAGCACGTTGTGAAGATGGTTTAAAAGGTGCAGATATTGTATTTGATAAAGTAACAGTAGGTGGAACTGAAAATACTATTATGGCAGCAGCTCTTGCAAAAGGTACAACAAGAATTATAAATGCAGCTAAAGAACCAGAAATTGTTCAATTATGTGAAGTATTAAAAGATGCAGGTTTAGATATAAAAGGAATAGGAAGTTCTGAAATTACTATTGTTGGTAATAACCAAGAGCTTTTAGAATTTAAAGATTTTGATATTATTCCTGATAGAATTGAAGCAGGTACCTATCTTTGTGCAGGTGCAATTGCAAATGAAAAACTAAAAATAACACATATAATGCCAAAACATTTAAGTGCAGTTATCTCAAAACTTGAAGAAATGAATTTTGAATTAATAAAAGAGGAAACAAGCTTAACAATACTCCCAACTACAAGTATTAAACCTGTTAATATTATTACAAGTGAGTATCCCGGTTTTCCAACAGACATGCAAGCACAGTTTATGGCTTTAGCTACACAAGCAGATGGAACATCAATTATTGATGAACGTCTTTTTGAAAACAGATACATGCATGTAAGTGAACTTGTTCGTATGGGCGCTGATATTCATTTAAATGGTAATATCGCAAGTATTCATGGGAAAAAAGGTACTTTAAGTGCAACAGATGTAATGGCTACAGATTTAAGAGCATCATCTGCTTTGGTTTTAGCAGCACTTGTAGCAAAAGGAGAAACTAATATTCACAGAATCTATCATTTAGACAGAGGATATGAAGACTTAGAAGGTAAATTAAAAGGAATTGGGGCAAATGTTAGCCGTCATAATGAATAA
- a CDS encoding glutathione peroxidase → MLKIFFCFLFFLSSLSASKSLENIYSFDLFDIDNNKISLSKYKNKVLLIVNVASKCTFTSQYEGLEKLYTLYKNEDFMVLAFPSNDFAKQEPGSNAEIKSFCRINYAVDFDLFSKITVNGENTNPLYQFLKNEARGIFSTKSIKWNFTKFLIDKKGKVIKRYAPYVKPLDIKEDIKELLSKF, encoded by the coding sequence ATGTTAAAAATATTTTTTTGTTTTTTGTTTTTTTTATCTTCTTTGAGCGCTTCTAAAAGTCTTGAAAATATCTATAGTTTTGACCTTTTTGATATTGATAATAATAAAATCTCTTTATCCAAATATAAAAACAAAGTATTGTTAATTGTAAATGTTGCAAGTAAATGCACGTTTACTTCTCAATACGAAGGTTTAGAAAAACTATATACCTTATATAAAAATGAAGACTTTATGGTTTTAGCTTTTCCTTCTAATGATTTTGCAAAACAAGAACCTGGTAGTAATGCAGAAATTAAATCTTTTTGCAGAATAAATTATGCTGTTGATTTTGATTTATTTTCAAAAATCACTGTTAATGGAGAAAATACAAATCCCTTGTATCAATTTTTAAAAAATGAAGCGCGAGGCATTTTTTCTACAAAAAGTATTAAATGGAATTTCACAAAATTTTTGATTGATAAAAAAGGAAAGGTTATTAAACGTTATGCACCTTATGTTAAACCCTTAGATATAAAAGAAGATATTAAAGAACTATTGAGTAAATTTTAA
- a CDS encoding response regulator, producing the protein MNKQNINIFIIIFELLSVFILIVLFYMMNMHSKNLNNAVENRFSMTEVADKLRQSSDDLTHFARTYTITNDKKFRQQYFDTLDIRNGKKERPKNYTAIYWDLTKEIRELKHPDTKKVSLKDMIAVLPFSALELAKITQAEFNSNDLVNLEVKAFNLMEEKVPDQTLAIALLHSKDYYLAKHKIMNPIDDFIVMLNKRTKENTNNIKSKININIVLLIIFILIFSLGNVFIYYFLRKKEAQKLWFKDGIAALSADLSKIDIKNNETLQNISKYVNAGVAALYIFDKDKKILEMDSSYAYVKQNMQKHSILLGEGVVGQVAKQKEPILLNNVVNDSLSITSLSHNTKTMFSYTLALMYQHKVYGVLELGFTEKINENVMLFLDAITTPLATFIYSKQQNEKIKSYLEYEKANNIVMKEQHLQLEEANSQMEEQHQQLEEANSQMEEQQQQLEEANSYMEEQQQQLKESSYALKDKNDELELSSKYKSEFLANMSHELRTPLNAIIVLSNMLENNKFNNLDKEEIKKASIIHKSGNELLLLINDVLDLSKIEAGKMILEEEFFSSKSLIEELSNLFNAQIEEKKLSFIIEDNFNSQICSDKTKILQILKNFISNALKFTKTGSISLRIETLDERKLQILVCDTGIGIKKEQLESVFNAFVQADGSISREYGGTGLGLSISKKMAEFIGGEITLQSTVLKGSTFSLILPIVIQNETDERIAENKISDEITRYTSSTNDSQELLGSKILVVDDDIRNIFILSEFLSSHGADVITAHNGKEAIDKLEANDNNIDIILMDIMMPVMDGYEATERIKENNKSKDIPIIALTAKAMQEDKEKALDAGCNDYVTKPIDTSLLLSILSGYLGNK; encoded by the coding sequence GTGAACAAACAAAATATAAATATTTTCATCATAATTTTTGAACTCTTAAGTGTGTTTATTTTAATTGTATTATTTTATATGATGAATATGCATAGTAAAAATTTAAACAATGCCGTTGAGAACCGTTTTAGCATGACGGAAGTTGCAGATAAACTAAGACAAAGTTCAGATGACCTGACTCACTTTGCACGAACCTATACCATAACAAATGACAAAAAATTTAGACAACAATACTTTGATACTTTGGATATAAGAAATGGCAAAAAAGAAAGACCCAAAAATTATACAGCTATTTATTGGGATTTAACTAAAGAAATAAGAGAATTAAAACATCCCGATACAAAAAAAGTATCGCTTAAAGATATGATTGCCGTATTACCTTTTAGTGCTTTAGAACTGGCTAAAATCACACAAGCTGAATTTAATTCAAATGATTTGGTAAATCTAGAAGTAAAAGCATTTAATTTAATGGAAGAAAAAGTTCCTGATCAAACTTTAGCGATTGCATTATTACATTCTAAGGATTATTATCTGGCCAAACATAAAATCATGAATCCTATTGATGATTTTATAGTTATGTTAAACAAAAGAACGAAAGAAAATACGAATAATATTAAATCAAAAATTAATATAAATATTGTTTTATTGATTATTTTTATACTTATCTTTAGTCTTGGGAATGTTTTTATATATTATTTCCTTCGTAAAAAAGAAGCTCAAAAACTTTGGTTTAAAGATGGAATTGCAGCACTTAGTGCTGATTTGTCAAAAATTGATATTAAGAATAATGAAACTTTGCAAAACATAAGTAAGTATGTAAATGCGGGAGTCGCTGCTTTGTATATTTTTGATAAAGACAAAAAAATATTAGAGATGGATAGCAGTTATGCGTATGTGAAACAAAATATGCAAAAACATAGTATTTTATTAGGAGAAGGAGTTGTTGGACAAGTGGCTAAACAAAAAGAGCCCATTCTTTTAAACAATGTTGTTAATGACAGCCTTAGTATTACTTCTCTTTCACATAATACAAAAACAATGTTTTCATATACACTTGCTTTAATGTATCAACATAAAGTGTATGGTGTTCTTGAGTTAGGATTCACTGAAAAAATAAATGAAAATGTTATGCTCTTTTTAGATGCTATTACTACTCCTTTAGCTACTTTTATTTATTCAAAACAACAAAACGAGAAAATAAAAAGCTATTTAGAGTATGAAAAAGCTAATAACATTGTTATGAAAGAGCAGCACCTGCAGCTTGAAGAAGCAAATTCACAAATGGAAGAACAACATCAGCAACTCGAAGAAGCAAACTCACAAATGGAAGAACAACAACAGCAACTCGAAGAAGCGAACTCCTATATGGAAGAACAGCAACAACAATTAAAAGAAAGCTCTTATGCACTAAAAGATAAAAATGATGAACTTGAACTTTCTAGTAAATATAAATCAGAGTTTTTAGCCAATATGTCTCATGAACTAAGAACCCCTTTAAATGCAATCATAGTGCTCTCAAATATGTTAGAAAACAATAAGTTCAATAATCTTGATAAAGAAGAGATTAAAAAAGCTTCTATTATTCATAAAAGTGGGAATGAACTTTTATTACTTATCAATGATGTTCTAGACCTCTCAAAAATTGAAGCAGGCAAGATGATATTAGAAGAAGAATTTTTTAGTTCGAAAAGCTTAATTGAGGAGTTAAGTAATTTATTTAATGCACAGATAGAAGAGAAAAAACTTTCTTTCATTATAGAAGATAATTTTAATTCCCAAATATGCAGTGACAAAACAAAAATACTTCAAATACTAAAAAACTTTATATCCAATGCACTTAAATTTACAAAAACAGGCAGTATTAGCTTAAGAATAGAAACCTTAGATGAAAGAAAACTCCAAATACTGGTGTGTGATACAGGAATTGGGATAAAAAAGGAACAGTTAGAGTCTGTATTTAATGCATTTGTTCAAGCAGATGGTAGTATTAGTAGGGAATATGGGGGAACAGGACTTGGTTTATCTATTAGTAAAAAGATGGCAGAGTTTATAGGTGGAGAAATAACACTTCAATCTACTGTATTAAAAGGTTCTACTTTTAGTCTTATCTTACCCATTGTAATACAAAATGAAACAGATGAAAGAATAGCTGAGAACAAGATAAGTGATGAAATTACAAGATATACTTCTTCTACGAATGATTCACAAGAGTTACTTGGAAGTAAAATTTTAGTAGTAGATGATGATATACGAAATATATTTATACTGTCTGAATTTTTAAGCTCACATGGTGCAGATGTAATTACGGCACATAATGGCAAAGAAGCAATTGATAAATTAGAAGCCAATGATAATAATATTGATATCATTCTTATGGATATAATGATGCCTGTAATGGATGGATATGAAGCTACTGAACGTATAAAAGAGAATAACAAAAGCAAAGATATCCCTATCATCGCACTTACAGCAAAAGCAATGCAAGAAGATAAAGAAAAAGCCTTAGATGCTGGTTGTAATGATTATGTAACAAAACCTATTGATACCAGTCTTTTATTATCTATCTTAAGCGGTTACCTTGGCAATAAATAA
- a CDS encoding EAL domain-containing protein — MNKFKILLVDDLQNNLYILELLIYEYFDDVEIIQTLSAKEALEIVLKVDVDLIFSDVQMPDMDGFEFTKILKSYKKTLHIPIILITALSLERGHQIKGFEVGAVDYITKPIDREILIPKIKNFKKIFELQKQTLKQNEEIKILAYYDTLTGLANRKTISKRIDEEIHFSLRNGTISALIFLDLDGFKHINDSLGHDCGDKVLQLIAKKLENSIRDFDIAGRIGGDEFIVLIRGNEKDPGISKEQFSVLLNRILENINEPFEVDGMPLHVGASLGVALMPQDGEDSNTIIKHADNAMYKAKNSGKNRAVFYDSRLQTEADKLLFLRSELIQAVKNGEFMMYYQAQYDLKGENILAYEALIRWQHPSKGIIYPSEFIPYLEQFNLSFMIDKYVFEKVCTDLKNNVNVSINLSAKSFENNEFVQFLKKIIKKYKLDTSKITLEVTEASLIKNIDNSFLKDIKDLGFKISIDDFGTGYSSLSYISSMKFDEIKLDMAFVQAISKSKRDADICKFILHMFRDLDVNIVAEGVETQEQLAFVSKEGANVIQGYIYSKPQALPLK, encoded by the coding sequence ATGAATAAATTCAAAATATTATTAGTTGATGATTTACAAAATAATCTTTATATATTAGAATTACTTATTTATGAATATTTTGACGATGTTGAAATTATTCAAACACTTAGTGCAAAAGAAGCATTAGAAATCGTTCTTAAAGTTGATGTTGATCTTATCTTTTCAGATGTTCAAATGCCTGACATGGATGGATTTGAATTTACTAAAATATTGAAGAGTTATAAAAAAACTCTGCATATTCCTATCATACTTATAACGGCTTTATCTCTAGAGCGAGGCCATCAAATAAAAGGTTTTGAAGTAGGCGCGGTTGATTATATTACAAAACCCATTGACAGAGAAATTTTGATACCAAAAATTAAAAATTTTAAAAAAATATTTGAGCTTCAAAAACAAACATTAAAACAAAATGAAGAAATTAAAATATTGGCATACTATGATACCCTTACTGGTTTGGCCAATCGTAAAACAATATCCAAACGAATAGACGAAGAAATACATTTTTCACTTAGAAATGGAACCATATCCGCTTTGATATTTTTAGATCTTGATGGATTTAAACATATTAATGATTCTTTAGGGCATGATTGTGGAGACAAAGTTTTACAACTCATTGCTAAGAAATTAGAAAACAGTATTCGTGATTTTGATATAGCTGGTCGTATTGGAGGGGATGAATTCATAGTTCTTATTCGTGGAAATGAGAAAGATCCTGGTATAAGTAAAGAACAATTTTCTGTACTTTTAAATAGAATATTAGAAAATATAAATGAGCCATTTGAAGTTGATGGCATGCCCTTACATGTTGGCGCTTCCCTTGGTGTAGCACTTATGCCTCAAGATGGAGAAGATTCTAATACCATTATCAAACATGCAGATAATGCTATGTATAAGGCAAAAAATTCTGGAAAAAATCGTGCTGTATTTTATGATTCCAGACTTCAAACAGAAGCAGATAAATTGCTTTTTTTAAGAAGTGAATTAATTCAAGCGGTTAAAAATGGTGAATTTATGATGTACTATCAAGCCCAATATGACTTAAAAGGCGAGAATATACTTGCTTACGAAGCGTTGATACGATGGCAACATCCAAGTAAAGGCATTATATACCCTTCTGAATTCATACCTTATTTGGAACAATTTAATTTGAGTTTTATGATAGATAAATATGTTTTTGAGAAAGTTTGTACTGATCTTAAAAACAATGTAAATGTATCAATCAATCTTTCCGCTAAAAGTTTTGAAAACAATGAATTTGTACAATTTTTAAAAAAAATCATTAAAAAATATAAACTGGATACCTCAAAAATCACTTTAGAAGTAACAGAAGCTTCTTTAATAAAAAACATTGACAATAGTTTTTTAAAAGACATAAAAGACTTGGGTTTTAAAATTTCCATTGATGATTTTGGAACAGGGTATTCAAGTCTTTCTTATATCTCTAGTATGAAGTTTGATGAGATAAAATTAGATATGGCTTTTGTTCAAGCTATTTCAAAATCTAAAAGAGATGCAGATATTTGTAAATTCATTTTACATATGTTTAGAGATCTTGATGTTAACATAGTAGCTGAAGGTGTTGAAACGCAAGAGCAGTTAGCGTTTGTAAGTAAAGAAGGTGCAAATGTTATCCAAGGTTATATCTACTCAAAACCACAAGCTCTGCCCCTAAAATAA
- a CDS encoding YigZ family protein translates to MKYCNEEFSFTYEEKKSKFIAYLCPFRDFKETMKKLKVAHPKARHFVYAYRHLNENNQIVENSSDDGEPRGTSGKPTLNVLAGYPLINTCVIIIRYFGGVKLGTGGLVRAYSSACNLVINEASLFQYVNLIEKSLILPYKELQKCEYLCKQFSINILSKEFNNDVTLRLEATKENFISLENKLIQGLELM, encoded by the coding sequence ATGAAATATTGTAATGAAGAATTTAGCTTTACTTATGAAGAAAAAAAATCAAAATTTATTGCTTACTTATGTCCTTTTAGAGATTTTAAAGAAACAATGAAAAAATTAAAAGTAGCACATCCCAAAGCCAGACATTTCGTTTATGCGTACAGGCATTTAAATGAGAACAATCAAATTGTTGAGAACTCAAGTGATGATGGAGAACCCAGAGGAACCTCAGGTAAACCTACCTTGAATGTATTAGCTGGTTATCCTTTAATTAATACGTGTGTAATTATTATTCGATATTTTGGTGGGGTTAAGTTAGGTACAGGTGGTTTGGTACGTGCGTATTCAAGTGCTTGCAATTTAGTAATTAATGAGGCATCATTATTCCAATATGTAAATCTGATAGAAAAATCACTTATTTTACCTTATAAAGAGCTTCAAAAATGTGAATATTTATGCAAACAATTTAGTATTAATATTCTTTCTAAAGAGTTTAATAATGATGTTACTTTGAGACTAGAAGCAACAAAAGAGAATTTTATTTCTCTTGAAAATAAATTAATTCAAGGTTTAGAACTTATGTAA
- a CDS encoding TlyA family RNA methyltransferase has product MRLDKYLYEHFKLQSRNKACELIKNNKIKLNGKIISKASFQVLDTPIIEILQEDFYVSRSAYKLKHFLEEIHLNLENTRALDIGSSTGGFTQILLENKVKHVTCVDVGSNQLHDKVKENQNIDFFENTDIRDFTSSYEFDVVTCDVSFISILYIIEDINRLASKDIIILFKAQYEVGSNVKRNTKGVVLDLKAITKARKKFTDTCEALNWTLRYNNFSKVTGKEGNNEELFYFTKKKTKEC; this is encoded by the coding sequence ATGAGATTAGATAAATATTTATATGAGCACTTTAAACTTCAAAGCAGAAACAAAGCCTGCGAACTTATTAAAAACAATAAAATTAAACTTAATGGAAAAATCATTTCCAAAGCTTCTTTTCAAGTTTTAGATACTCCCATTATAGAAATCTTACAAGAAGATTTTTATGTCAGTCGATCTGCCTACAAATTAAAGCATTTTTTAGAAGAAATTCATTTAAATTTAGAAAATACAAGAGCATTAGATATTGGTTCTAGTACGGGCGGATTCACACAAATATTATTAGAGAATAAAGTAAAACATGTAACATGTGTTGATGTAGGAAGTAATCAACTGCATGATAAAGTAAAAGAAAATCAAAATATTGATTTTTTTGAGAATACAGACATTAGAGATTTTACATCTTCGTATGAATTTGATGTTGTTACTTGTGATGTTTCATTTATTTCAATTTTATATATTATTGAAGACATTAACCGTTTGGCTTCAAAAGATATAATTATATTGTTTAAAGCACAATATGAAGTGGGATCTAATGTTAAAAGAAATACAAAAGGTGTCGTTCTGGATTTAAAAGCCATAACAAAAGCAAGAAAAAAGTTTACAGATACCTGCGAAGCATTAAATTGGACCTTACGTTATAATAATTTTTCAAAAGTGACAGGAAAAGAAGGTAATAATGAAGAACTGTTTTATTTCACAAAAAAGAAAACAAAAGAATGTTAA
- a CDS encoding bifunctional riboflavin kinase/FAD synthetase has translation MLSKNNSSADKKSITSIAIGGFDGMHTAHQTLFSNLSRKGAIIVIDSGYANLTPFNNREEYSSYPIFYYALEDIKALSGQEFVNLLVQEFPLLNKIVVGFDFHFGKNRSCGTKELKHFFEGEVIVLNEISVNNIAIHTRVIREYLKNADIKNANILLGKSYKIRGLHIKGQGLGKTDFFPTINIEVKDYLLPKDGVYISKTIVDEQVYDSVTFLGHRTSTDGKYAVETHILNKDIFVKNEKIEIKFCKYIRENQKFDSFKALKNQIQMDIKNTKEYFHN, from the coding sequence ATGTTAAGTAAAAATAATAGCTCTGCAGATAAAAAAAGTATCACATCTATTGCTATTGGTGGTTTTGATGGTATGCATACTGCGCACCAAACACTTTTTTCAAACCTTTCAAGAAAAGGAGCTATTATTGTTATTGACTCAGGTTATGCTAATTTAACTCCTTTTAATAACAGAGAAGAATATTCTTCTTATCCCATTTTCTATTATGCCCTTGAAGATATAAAAGCTCTTAGCGGACAAGAATTTGTTAATTTATTAGTGCAAGAGTTCCCCCTTCTTAATAAAATTGTAGTAGGTTTTGATTTTCATTTTGGTAAAAACCGTTCTTGTGGAACAAAAGAATTAAAACATTTTTTCGAGGGAGAAGTTATTGTTTTAAATGAAATATCCGTAAATAATATTGCAATTCATACAAGAGTTATACGTGAGTATTTAAAAAATGCTGATATAAAAAATGCAAATATTCTTTTAGGTAAATCTTATAAAATAAGAGGTTTACACATAAAAGGACAAGGTTTAGGAAAAACAGATTTTTTTCCTACAATTAATATTGAAGTAAAAGATTACCTTTTACCAAAAGACGGTGTTTATATTAGTAAAACAATAGTAGATGAGCAAGTATATGATTCTGTAACATTCTTAGGGCATAGAACTTCAACAGATGGTAAATATGCAGTAGAAACACATATTTTAAATAAAGACATCTTTGTTAAAAATGAAAAAATAGAAATAAAATTTTGTAAATACATTAGAGAAAATCAAAAATTTGACTCTTTTAAAGCCTTAAAAAATCAAATACAAATGGATATAAAAAATACAAAAGAGTATTTTCATAATTAG